The proteins below come from a single Anaerobaca lacustris genomic window:
- a CDS encoding prolyl oligopeptidase family serine peptidase, with product MRDVRRIGLLLAVLWIAGIWGDDAVMGAGQTEQKLTKHISKAVECNYLLSLPAGYGEKDQRWPLLMFLHGAGERGDNLELVKVHGPAKRIEQGKDYPFIVVSPQCPAGQWWTEKTDTLLALLDEIESKYAVDPERVYLTGLSMGGFGTWTLACRHPERFAAIAPICGGGEWYLADRLRNVPVWAFHGAKDSVVPLDLSEKMVQAVQRAGGTAKLTVYPEANHDSWTVTYDNPELYEWLLSHRARRPTPTPASGQRPMKLNKQVAVEIDYLLHLPEGYGDGLQKWPLMLFLHGAGERGSDLDKVKVHGPPKLVAQGKSLPFIIASPQCPTGRSWSDPAQIQVLIALLDDLVEKYQVDESRVYLTGLSMGGYGTWALASSRAERFAAIVPICGGGQPRMARQLRDVPIWVFHGAKDNVVPLAQSEQMVEAVKAAGGNVQFTVYPEAQHDSWTATYDNPKLYEWLLSHRKGPERK from the coding sequence ATGAGAGACGTCAGGCGGATAGGACTGTTGCTTGCGGTGTTGTGGATCGCTGGGATTTGGGGAGACGATGCCGTCATGGGAGCCGGTCAGACCGAACAGAAACTCACGAAACACATTTCCAAGGCGGTGGAGTGCAACTACCTGCTCTCCCTGCCCGCCGGCTATGGCGAGAAGGACCAGCGCTGGCCGCTTTTGATGTTCCTGCACGGCGCCGGCGAGCGGGGCGACAACCTGGAACTGGTCAAGGTGCACGGACCGGCCAAGCGGATCGAGCAGGGCAAGGACTATCCGTTCATCGTCGTTTCTCCGCAATGTCCGGCTGGACAGTGGTGGACGGAAAAGACCGATACGCTCCTGGCGCTGCTCGATGAGATCGAATCGAAGTATGCGGTGGACCCCGAGCGGGTCTATCTGACAGGGCTTAGCATGGGCGGCTTCGGCACGTGGACGCTGGCCTGCCGACACCCCGAACGGTTCGCGGCGATTGCGCCGATCTGCGGCGGGGGCGAGTGGTATCTGGCCGACCGGCTCAGGAACGTCCCGGTCTGGGCCTTTCACGGCGCCAAGGATTCGGTGGTACCCCTGGATCTGTCGGAGAAGATGGTCCAGGCGGTTCAGCGGGCCGGCGGCACCGCGAAGCTGACCGTATACCCCGAGGCAAATCACGATTCCTGGACCGTCACCTACGACAATCCGGAACTGTACGAGTGGTTGTTGAGCCATCGGGCCAGGCGTCCGACGCCAACGCCGGCCTCTGGGCAGCGGCCGATGAAGTTGAACAAGCAGGTCGCCGTTGAGATCGACTACCTGCTGCATCTGCCCGAAGGATATGGCGATGGTTTGCAGAAGTGGCCTTTGATGCTGTTTCTCCACGGCGCCGGCGAGCGCGGCAGCGATCTCGACAAGGTCAAGGTGCACGGCCCGCCCAAGCTGGTCGCGCAGGGCAAGTCGCTGCCGTTCATCATCGCCAGCCCGCAGTGTCCCACCGGCCGGTCGTGGTCCGATCCCGCCCAGATCCAGGTGCTGATCGCGTTGCTCGACGACCTCGTCGAGAAGTACCAGGTCGATGAATCGCGAGTGTATCTGACGGGTCTGAGCATGGGCGGCTACGGGACGTGGGCCCTGGCGTCGAGCCGGGCGGAGCGGTTTGCGGCCATCGTGCCGATCTGCGGCGGCGGCCAGCCCCGCATGGCCCGGCAACTGCGGGATGTGCCCATCTGGGTCTTCCACGGCGCGAAAGACAACGTGGTCCCGCTGGCCCAGTCCGAACAGATGGTCGAGGCCGTCAAGGCGGCCGGCGGCAACGTGCAGTTCACCGTCTATCCGGAAGCGCAGCACGATTCGTGGACGGCGACGTATGACAACCCGAAGCTCTACGAATGGCTGCTGAGCCATCGCAAAGGCCCCGAGCGGAAGTAA
- a CDS encoding NAD(P)H-hydrate epimerase has translation MSRDQVRSVDRWAIEQIGLPGIALMENAGRTCAEFIMDRLGRKAMCRICIFCGTGNNGGDGYVIARHLRNAGHTVHVVLCGDREKVRGDARINLDVLGALGEDIRQLDPGRADMPGLVASLAQGADMVVDALFGTGLQGPLREDYRMLVEAINALAAPVLAVDIPSGLDCDTGRPLGAAVRADWTMTFVAVKKGFLACSDAGEYTGEVHVASIGIEPRTTT, from the coding sequence ATGAGTCGCGATCAAGTGCGGTCGGTGGATCGTTGGGCAATCGAACAAATCGGCCTGCCGGGGATTGCGCTGATGGAGAACGCCGGACGCACTTGCGCCGAGTTCATCATGGACAGGCTCGGTCGCAAGGCGATGTGCCGCATCTGTATCTTCTGTGGGACGGGCAACAACGGCGGCGACGGGTACGTCATCGCACGCCACCTGCGCAACGCCGGCCATACGGTGCATGTGGTCCTTTGCGGTGATCGCGAGAAGGTCCGCGGCGACGCCCGGATCAACCTTGACGTTCTCGGCGCGCTGGGCGAGGACATCCGGCAACTGGACCCGGGCCGTGCGGATATGCCCGGCCTTGTGGCATCGCTGGCCCAGGGGGCGGACATGGTTGTTGACGCGCTGTTCGGGACGGGTCTGCAAGGGCCGCTGCGCGAGGACTACCGCATGCTTGTCGAGGCGATCAATGCGCTGGCTGCCCCGGTTCTGGCGGTGGATATCCCCTCCGGGCTCGACTGCGACACGGGTCGGCCCCTCGGTGCCGCGGTCCGGGCCGACTGGACGATGACTTTCGTGGCGGTCAAGAAGGGGTTCCTCGCGTGTTCGGACGCCGGGGAATACACCGGAGAGGTCCACGTGGCTTCCATCGGCATTGAGCCGAGGACAACCACATAG
- a CDS encoding ACT domain-containing protein, whose protein sequence is MTQEKASQICIVTVTGVDKVGIVARLATVMARAGINIVDINQKILEDTFVMTMAVDIAEAAIGMDKIKAHLDRVGREMALKITIQDENIFKAMHRV, encoded by the coding sequence ATGACGCAGGAGAAGGCATCGCAAATCTGCATCGTCACCGTCACCGGCGTCGACAAGGTCGGCATCGTCGCCAGGCTGGCCACGGTGATGGCCCGGGCCGGTATCAACATCGTCGACATCAACCAGAAGATCCTCGAAGACACGTTCGTGATGACGATGGCCGTCGATATCGCCGAGGCCGCGATCGGCATGGACAAGATCAAGGCGCATCTGGACAGGGTCGGCAGGGAAATGGCCCTGAAGATCACGATCCAGGATGAGAACATCTTCAAGGCCATGCACAGGGTGTAG
- a CDS encoding Rid family hydrolase, which produces MALTCIRKHVVAGVDVITLDRGPILEHFVTLTPEKGEAPDSLFRRVSEAVHALGGQVISAEVLGMSAQDRRYMPGLTRAIDGTHQPIGWVENTRAENLCGVYVWIACGMPITHVVSDGRVVGSLFEDGCARYCRLTGLLPGDTSQGRPEQAGAILREMDTLLIGQGLAFSDVFRTWFYNHDILAWYGEFNHVRTRFFEQKKVFDGLVPASTGIGGGNAVDAALVAGLLALRAKGPGVEVYTVPSPLQSSARDYGSSFSRAVEVAMPDHKRLYVSGTASIDREGRTVFLDDTQAQVRLTMEVVQAILQSRGMDWADVTRSLAYFKRAEDAPLLGTYCRDNALAPFPAIVAENDVCRDDLLFEIEVDAVQAR; this is translated from the coding sequence ATGGCGTTGACGTGCATCCGGAAACATGTGGTGGCAGGGGTCGATGTCATTACTCTCGACCGCGGCCCGATCCTCGAACATTTCGTCACGCTGACTCCTGAGAAAGGGGAGGCTCCCGACTCGTTGTTTCGCAGGGTCTCAGAGGCGGTGCACGCGTTGGGCGGCCAGGTGATCTCGGCCGAAGTGTTGGGAATGTCGGCCCAGGACCGAAGGTACATGCCCGGCCTGACCCGCGCGATCGACGGAACCCACCAGCCGATCGGCTGGGTGGAGAATACCCGCGCCGAGAATCTCTGCGGGGTCTACGTCTGGATCGCCTGCGGAATGCCCATCACACATGTCGTATCGGATGGTCGGGTCGTCGGCAGCCTCTTCGAAGACGGCTGTGCGCGATATTGCCGTCTTACCGGCTTGCTGCCCGGCGACACGTCGCAGGGCAGACCCGAACAGGCGGGCGCCATTCTGCGCGAGATGGACACTCTGCTGATCGGTCAGGGCCTGGCCTTCTCCGATGTCTTTCGCACATGGTTCTACAACCACGATATCCTCGCCTGGTATGGGGAGTTCAACCACGTTCGCACGCGGTTTTTCGAGCAGAAGAAGGTCTTCGACGGGCTGGTTCCGGCCAGCACGGGGATTGGTGGGGGCAATGCCGTCGATGCGGCCCTGGTCGCCGGGCTGCTGGCCCTGAGAGCCAAGGGACCGGGTGTGGAGGTCTACACCGTGCCGTCGCCGTTGCAGTCGTCGGCGCGGGACTATGGCAGTTCGTTCAGCCGGGCCGTCGAGGTCGCGATGCCCGACCACAAGCGACTCTACGTATCGGGGACCGCCAGCATCGACAGGGAAGGACGCACGGTCTTCCTCGACGACACTCAGGCCCAGGTCAGGCTGACGATGGAGGTGGTGCAGGCCATTCTCCAGTCCAGAGGTATGGATTGGGCGGACGTGACCCGGTCGCTGGCCTACTTCAAACGGGCCGAAGACGCCCCTCTTCTGGGTACCTACTGCCGCGACAACGCCTTGGCTCCGTTTCCCGCCATCGTCGCCGAAAACGACGTCTGCCGCGACGACCTGCTGTTCGAGATCGAGGTCGATGCCGTGCAGGCCAGATAG
- the rpmB gene encoding 50S ribosomal protein L28, with translation MSRVCHFTGKRTISGKSISRRGKAKRLGGVGKKVTGVTKRKFKPNIQKVRAVVDGKVCRVRVSAKAIRMGLIVKPVKRNYQPAEKAAS, from the coding sequence ATGTCGAGAGTATGTCATTTTACGGGCAAGCGAACGATCTCGGGAAAGAGCATTTCCCGTCGCGGTAAGGCCAAGCGGCTTGGCGGTGTCGGTAAGAAGGTCACGGGCGTCACCAAGCGCAAGTTCAAGCCGAACATTCAGAAGGTTCGCGCCGTCGTCGACGGCAAGGTCTGCCGTGTCCGCGTTTCCGCCAAGGCCATTCGCATGGGGCTGATCGTCAAACCGGTCAAGCGGAATTATCAACCCGCGGAGAAAGCGGCGAGCTGA
- a CDS encoding decaprenyl-phosphate phosphoribosyltransferase codes for MELLRLLRPVHWIKNLFVFAALVFSRQLLGPLDETLLDVAKVVGAFWCFSLAASAMYVLNDIVDRRADSIHPERRNRPLAAGRVTVAGALMVAAGCAVLSLAGALALSRALAVIVLEYMGLTILYSVALKRVMIVDCIVIAVGFVLRAVAGAVVIGVSISPWLVICTFALCLFLAFSKRRGEIAQLQENSEAFRKTLGEYTPELLAHMLDVTSVLAVTCFLLYAMDYRTKELFGTNNLVYTTPLVLYCIFRFSALTQKGVYSDPVRLILHDRPFQLGMLLWVLLCIGIVYGIGIGQRLGTLGFGWVFLV; via the coding sequence ATGGAGTTGTTGCGGCTGTTACGTCCCGTTCATTGGATCAAGAATCTGTTTGTCTTCGCGGCCCTGGTCTTCAGCCGGCAGCTCCTGGGGCCGCTGGACGAGACGCTCCTGGACGTGGCGAAGGTCGTCGGGGCCTTCTGGTGCTTCTCTCTGGCCGCTTCGGCGATGTACGTTCTGAACGACATCGTGGACCGCCGGGCCGACAGCATTCACCCCGAACGTCGCAATCGCCCTCTCGCGGCCGGCCGGGTGACGGTCGCCGGTGCGCTGATGGTGGCAGCCGGCTGTGCCGTGTTGTCGCTGGCGGGCGCCCTGGCCCTGTCGCGGGCGCTGGCGGTGATCGTCCTGGAGTACATGGGCCTGACGATTCTCTACTCGGTGGCGCTGAAGCGCGTGATGATCGTCGATTGCATCGTCATCGCCGTCGGCTTCGTTCTCCGCGCGGTGGCGGGGGCCGTGGTGATCGGGGTGTCGATCTCGCCCTGGCTGGTGATCTGCACCTTCGCGCTGTGCCTGTTCCTGGCGTTCAGCAAGCGGCGCGGGGAGATCGCCCAGCTCCAGGAAAACAGCGAGGCCTTTCGCAAGACCCTGGGCGAGTACACCCCCGAGCTTCTGGCTCACATGCTCGACGTGACCAGCGTGCTGGCGGTGACGTGTTTCCTGCTGTATGCGATGGACTACCGCACGAAAGAGCTGTTCGGAACGAACAACCTCGTTTACACGACCCCTCTGGTGCTGTATTGTATCTTTCGGTTCAGTGCCCTGACCCAGAAGGGGGTGTACTCCGATCCGGTGCGTTTGATCCTTCACGATCGACCATTCCAGCTTGGGATGTTGCTCTGGGTGCTGCTGTGCATTGGGATCGTCTACGGGATCGGGATCGGTCAGCGACTCGGGACGTTGGGCTTTGGGTGGGTGTTCCTCGTGTAG
- a CDS encoding pseudouridine synthase produces MARERLQKVMASAGVASRRECEELILAGVVRVNGRQVDSLPAFADPDTDAISVDGRRLKPPQRVYFALNKPKGVICTNRDPQGRKVAVDLVQCSQRIFCIGRLDADTTGLIVLTNDAELTNRLTHPRYKVPKTYIATIKGRLDADAVQRLKRGIWLAEGKTGKAAVKVLKAGHKESAVEITISQGLNRQVRRMLANVGVPVKSLKRTRIGKLKLGPLPSGQYRPLSKAEIASLKRESAATTKASNRASRA; encoded by the coding sequence ATGGCAAGAGAACGACTGCAAAAGGTGATGGCTTCGGCCGGCGTGGCCTCTCGCAGAGAGTGCGAGGAGTTGATTCTGGCCGGCGTGGTGCGGGTCAACGGCCGGCAGGTCGATTCGCTGCCGGCGTTCGCCGATCCCGATACGGACGCGATTTCCGTCGACGGACGACGTCTCAAGCCGCCTCAGCGCGTGTACTTCGCGCTGAACAAACCCAAAGGCGTGATCTGTACGAACCGCGACCCCCAGGGGCGCAAGGTCGCAGTCGATCTGGTCCAATGTTCCCAACGGATCTTCTGTATCGGCCGTCTGGATGCCGACACCACGGGGCTGATCGTCCTGACCAACGACGCGGAGTTGACCAACCGCCTGACCCATCCACGGTACAAGGTGCCCAAGACCTACATTGCGACGATCAAGGGGCGGCTTGATGCCGATGCTGTGCAACGTCTCAAGCGGGGCATCTGGCTCGCTGAGGGTAAGACGGGAAAGGCGGCGGTCAAGGTGCTCAAGGCCGGCCACAAGGAGTCGGCGGTCGAGATCACTATCAGCCAGGGGCTCAACCGGCAGGTCCGCCGGATGCTGGCGAACGTCGGGGTCCCGGTCAAGAGCCTTAAGCGGACTCGCATCGGCAAGCTCAAGCTCGGCCCCCTCCCTTCAGGTCAATACCGGCCCCTGTCCAAGGCGGAAATCGCATCATTGAAGCGAGAATCGGCCGCAACGACCAAGGCGTCCAATCGAGCATCGCGGGCATAG
- the gatC gene encoding Asp-tRNA(Asn)/Glu-tRNA(Gln) amidotransferase subunit GatC: MSQRIDAEQVRKVAKLARLQLTDSEIEEFTGQLGAILGYVEKMNELDTDGVEPLAHCLPIGNIFRDDEIKPSLGTERILASAPERDGPFFKVPKILDDNSVA; this comes from the coding sequence ATGTCGCAGAGAATCGACGCCGAACAGGTCCGCAAGGTGGCTAAGCTGGCCCGGCTCCAACTGACCGACAGCGAGATCGAGGAGTTCACCGGCCAGTTGGGGGCGATCCTCGGGTACGTCGAGAAGATGAACGAGCTGGATACGGACGGCGTCGAGCCGCTGGCCCACTGCCTGCCGATCGGCAACATCTTTCGCGACGACGAAATCAAGCCATCGCTGGGTACGGAACGGATTCTGGCCAGCGCGCCCGAGCGGGATGGGCCGTTTTTCAAGGTGCCCAAGATTCTCGATGACAATTCGGTGGCATAG
- the surE gene encoding 5'/3'-nucleotidase SurE, with protein sequence MRILLTNDDGIFAPGLAAIYKQLIHLGEVLVVAPADSQSGASHAVTFFEPLACAKADIGGLFSGFAVYGSPADCVKLAVIQLHKDPIDLVVAGINNGANVGINVYYSGTVAAAMEAAFLGIPSVAMSLAAEKEMDFDGAAEHCIDVLERLGPLKARDVINVNVPLLSRGDPKGIRVVAQATSGFHEYYIPQGDDEARTLFQLAGGGHRRELLPVDTTALAEGFITVTPLRPDMTDHAKIEPMKSQFSNDARHRSRGTL encoded by the coding sequence ATGCGCATCTTGCTGACAAACGACGATGGGATCTTCGCCCCGGGTCTGGCGGCGATCTACAAACAGCTCATCCATCTCGGCGAGGTCCTGGTGGTGGCACCCGCGGACAGCCAGTCCGGGGCCAGTCACGCGGTGACGTTCTTCGAGCCTCTCGCCTGCGCGAAGGCGGACATCGGCGGCCTGTTCTCCGGCTTCGCCGTCTACGGCTCGCCGGCCGACTGCGTGAAGCTGGCTGTGATACAACTTCATAAGGACCCGATCGACCTGGTCGTAGCCGGAATCAACAACGGGGCCAATGTCGGCATCAACGTCTACTACTCCGGCACCGTCGCGGCCGCGATGGAAGCGGCGTTCCTGGGCATTCCCTCGGTAGCGATGAGCCTGGCCGCCGAGAAGGAGATGGATTTCGACGGGGCCGCCGAGCACTGCATCGACGTGCTGGAGAGACTCGGACCGCTGAAAGCGCGGGATGTGATCAACGTCAATGTTCCCCTCCTGTCGCGTGGTGACCCTAAGGGGATTCGCGTGGTCGCACAGGCCACGAGCGGTTTCCACGAATACTACATCCCCCAGGGCGACGACGAGGCCAGGACGCTCTTCCAGTTGGCCGGAGGAGGACACCGACGGGAGCTGTTGCCCGTCGATACGACGGCCCTGGCCGAGGGATTCATCACGGTGACCCCGCTGCGACCCGACATGACCGACCACGCGAAGATCGAACCGATGAAGTCGCAGTTCAGCAACGACGCCCGCCACAGATCGAGAGGAACGCTATGA
- a CDS encoding HAD family hydrolase, with product MITTVVFDLDDTLYDEIDYCRSGLAAVARFIVTFSTCPCADDAFACLWRHFLAGNRMRTFNAALDELGIAYDEHRITQLVEVYRNHRPDIALPSDSRRTLDALTDRYTLALLTDGFLPAQRLKVQALGIEPRLEAIVYTEDLGRAFWKPSPAGFERLAQILATAPDRMAYVGDNEEKDFIAPNRLGMLTIRVLRPRRLHRESSDQPDARATLETGRIEDLPSLLVR from the coding sequence ATGATCACCACTGTCGTCTTCGATCTGGACGATACGCTCTATGACGAGATCGACTACTGCCGCAGCGGGCTGGCGGCCGTGGCGCGGTTCATCGTCACCTTCTCGACGTGCCCCTGCGCCGACGACGCTTTCGCGTGCCTCTGGAGGCACTTCCTGGCCGGCAATCGGATGCGCACGTTCAACGCGGCCCTGGACGAACTCGGCATCGCCTACGACGAGCATCGGATCACCCAGCTCGTCGAGGTCTATCGAAATCACCGACCCGACATCGCGTTGCCGTCCGACAGTCGCCGCACGCTCGACGCCCTCACGGACCGGTATACGCTCGCCCTGCTGACCGATGGGTTCCTGCCGGCTCAGCGGCTGAAGGTTCAGGCCCTCGGCATCGAGCCCCGCCTCGAGGCGATCGTCTACACCGAGGATTTGGGGCGGGCCTTCTGGAAGCCCTCGCCGGCGGGCTTCGAAAGGCTGGCCCAAATCCTGGCGACCGCGCCGGACCGAATGGCCTATGTCGGTGATAACGAAGAGAAGGATTTCATCGCCCCCAACCGGCTGGGCATGCTGACCATCCGGGTCCTGCGTCCACGGCGACTTCATCGTGAATCGAGCGACCAGCCGGACGCCAGGGCAACCCTGGAAACCGGCCGGATCGAGGATTTGCCGAGTCTTTTGGTCCGATAG